The Psychromonas sp. MME1 genome window below encodes:
- the corC gene encoding CNNM family magnesium/cobalt transport protein CorC (CorC(YbeX) belongs to the Cyclin M Mg2+ Exporter (CNNM) family, and was characterized as belonging to a set of three proteins, at least one of which must be present for CorA to function.) → MSDDKQEQLDEPKPGLFDKIGNLFNGVPKNKKELLEIIQGAKQREIIDQKTKDMIKGVLDVSKLRVRDIMIPRAQMITLGLHQSVQEFLPQLIESSHSRFPVITEDKDHIVGLLLAKDLLVYGFSSEAHDFKIEDILREAVVVPESKRLDTLLKEFRSQRYHMAIVVDEYGGVSGLVTIEDILEVIVGEIEDEYDDVDIAEIRKIGKRTYAVNALTSIEDFNDYFLTKYSNEEQDTIGGLITHKLGHLPAREEIAVIDGYKFKVTKADSRRLIQLQVRIPKERKTD, encoded by the coding sequence ATGTCTGATGACAAGCAAGAGCAACTAGACGAGCCTAAACCTGGATTATTTGATAAAATTGGTAACCTTTTTAATGGCGTTCCAAAAAATAAAAAAGAGTTATTAGAAATTATTCAAGGTGCAAAACAACGTGAGATCATCGATCAAAAAACCAAAGATATGATCAAAGGCGTGCTTGATGTCTCTAAATTACGCGTTCGTGATATCATGATACCGCGAGCGCAAATGATAACGCTTGGTTTACATCAAAGTGTACAAGAATTTCTTCCTCAGCTTATCGAATCATCACACTCGCGTTTCCCGGTGATAACCGAGGATAAAGACCATATAGTCGGTTTGCTTTTGGCCAAAGACTTACTTGTATACGGCTTCAGCAGCGAGGCACACGATTTTAAAATTGAAGATATTCTTCGTGAAGCGGTTGTTGTCCCAGAAAGTAAACGTCTCGATACACTGCTAAAAGAGTTTCGCAGCCAACGCTACCACATGGCCATTGTTGTTGATGAATATGGTGGTGTATCAGGGTTGGTCACTATTGAAGATATTCTCGAAGTAATTGTGGGTGAAATAGAAGATGAATATGATGATGTCGATATTGCTGAAATACGCAAAATAGGCAAAAGAACCTATGCGGTCAATGCACTCACCTCTATCGAAGACTTTAATGATTATTTTTTAACAAAATATAGTAATGAAGAGCAAGATACGATAGGTGGATTAATCACACATAAACTTGGCCATTTACCAGCAAGAGAAGAAATTGCAGTCATTGATGGCTACAAGTTTAAGGTAACTAAAGCTGATAGCCGTCGTTTAATACAATTGCAAGTACGTATTCCTAAAGAGCGAAAAACCGATTGA
- the ybeY gene encoding rRNA maturation RNase YbeY encodes MRLYIDLQIATINQQSLPSLAMMQEWVSAAITAGSKSLRKRAEVTVRIVELIESQQLNNQYRAQDKPTNVLSFPFQNPPGLTLPLLGDLIICKEVVESEAIAQKKELTAHWAHMLIHGTLHLLGYDHIIDEQAEKMESIETELLIKLDFADPYLSEKSK; translated from the coding sequence ATGCGACTTTATATTGATTTACAAATAGCGACTATTAATCAACAATCATTACCCTCATTAGCAATGATGCAAGAATGGGTTAGTGCAGCAATCACTGCGGGTTCAAAATCGCTACGCAAAAGAGCAGAAGTCACGGTACGTATTGTTGAACTCATTGAGAGTCAGCAATTAAATAATCAATATAGAGCTCAAGACAAGCCAACCAATGTCCTTTCATTTCCTTTTCAAAATCCCCCAGGGTTAACATTACCACTACTTGGGGATCTTATTATTTGTAAGGAAGTTGTTGAAAGTGAAGCAATAGCACAAAAAAAAGAGCTAACTGCTCACTGGGCACATATGCTCATTCATGGTACCTTGCACCTTTTAGGTTATGATCATATCATTGATGAGCAAGCTGAAAAAATGGAATCAATCGAAACAGAGCTGTTAATCAAACTTGATTTTGCAGATCCCTATTTAAGTGAAAAGAGTAAATAA
- the lnt gene encoding apolipoprotein N-acyltransferase, with translation MGHLSLFGRFFLLFDHLHKTTKHYFLVSFTFSIAFFIGTIHWVYVSMDLFGGMPMLVNLLLILILCAYLALFPTLALWLNARFFWLNKSIRYLLLTPVLWLISDWLRGFVLTGFPWAYLGYSHADTPLVGYAPILGVQGVTLAIMIICGALALLLQREKIFLNITLICILFITGSALKTKEYTDQQPAQMASLVQGNIAQKEKWLPEQLYPSLFKYLDLSETGLDDQPELIIWPESAIAALELDMQNFLQPLSESLAIRNKTLITGIIGYTRKTDQYYNTIIALGKLPAGSDYSLTGGNRYQKHHLLPIGEFVPFENLLRPLAPYFNLPMSSFARGSEVQNNLQSPESAIAAALCYEIAFPELLRQNITATTGTILTISNDAWFGNSIGPDQHLQIARMRAIEFARPLLRVTNNGVTAMFDRNGDEIARLERDKAAVLSHLFKPAIGKTPYQNYGSIPLQIYCTLILLGVFIYRKVKTHN, from the coding sequence ATGGGTCATTTATCCCTCTTTGGTCGCTTTTTTCTATTATTTGACCATCTACACAAGACCACTAAACACTATTTTTTAGTGAGTTTTACTTTTAGCATTGCCTTTTTTATCGGTACCATCCACTGGGTCTATGTGAGCATGGACCTATTTGGTGGCATGCCAATGTTAGTCAATCTATTACTCATCCTTATTTTATGTGCCTATTTAGCGCTTTTTCCAACCTTAGCATTATGGCTAAATGCCCGCTTTTTCTGGCTTAATAAAAGCATTCGCTATCTTTTATTAACACCCGTTTTGTGGTTAATATCTGATTGGTTAAGAGGATTTGTTTTAACAGGATTCCCATGGGCCTATTTAGGTTATAGCCATGCAGATACCCCTCTCGTTGGTTATGCGCCTATTTTAGGTGTTCAAGGTGTAACCCTCGCAATTATGATTATCTGTGGTGCACTGGCATTACTGCTACAAAGAGAAAAAATATTCTTAAATATTACCCTTATCTGTATTTTATTCATAACGGGCAGTGCATTAAAAACAAAGGAATATACAGATCAACAACCTGCGCAAATGGCCTCTTTAGTACAGGGAAATATAGCGCAAAAGGAAAAGTGGTTACCAGAACAGCTCTACCCCTCGCTGTTTAAATACCTTGACCTTAGTGAGACAGGTTTAGATGACCAACCAGAGCTGATCATCTGGCCTGAGTCAGCCATTGCAGCACTTGAACTAGATATGCAAAATTTCTTACAACCACTTTCAGAAAGCCTAGCCATTCGCAACAAAACACTGATCACTGGAATAATTGGTTATACACGTAAAACGGATCAATATTATAATACCATCATTGCACTGGGTAAGTTACCCGCTGGGAGTGATTATTCTTTAACGGGCGGTAATCGCTATCAAAAACATCATCTGTTACCGATCGGTGAATTTGTTCCCTTCGAAAACCTATTACGTCCACTTGCCCCTTATTTCAACCTACCGATGTCAAGCTTTGCTCGAGGTTCGGAGGTACAAAATAACTTACAATCTCCAGAGTCAGCAATAGCCGCTGCATTATGTTATGAAATCGCATTCCCAGAACTATTAAGACAAAACATAACAGCAACCACAGGCACAATCTTAACAATTAGTAATGATGCATGGTTTGGCAACTCAATCGGTCCCGACCAGCATTTACAAATTGCAAGAATGCGCGCCATTGAATTTGCTCGCCCACTACTACGCGTCACAAATAATGGTGTTACGGCTATGTTTGATAGGAATGGCGATGAAATCGCTCGGCTAGAACGCGATAAAGCGGCGGTATTGAGCCATTTATTTAAGCCTGCGATAGGCAAAACACCTTATCAAAACTATGGCTCAATACCATTACAAATCTACTGCACATTGATATTGCTAGGCGTGTTTATATACCGAAAAGTAAAAACTCACAATTAG